One segment of Pirellulales bacterium DNA contains the following:
- a CDS encoding DUF1559 domain-containing protein — protein MPVSRKTPKPGFTLVELLVVMAIIAILIALLLPAVQQARESARRSSCTNNLKNIGLAAHNFHDSKGYLPASTRPPGLTSLPRISGMTFMLPYIEQQNVYDVYDQTLNWNHDDNRAAVRIRMPILQCPSAPKPERLDGLPEADPWEANISVCLDYSPTIGVDRRMKEAGLIDVYGTGMIPKNIKSTFADVIDGLSNTIMYTESAGRPYLYRDGKLVDEDLTKYRVNGGGWPRPASDFSIDGSSSDGTTFPGPCVVNCTNGEDFGQTDFPHPFYGTEGSGEVYAFHPSGANAAFGDGSVRFIQESVDTRVFTAMVTRDKGEVPQGTPAPQ, from the coding sequence ATGCCCGTTTCCAGGAAAACGCCGAAGCCCGGCTTCACGCTGGTGGAGCTGCTGGTCGTGATGGCCATCATCGCGATCTTGATTGCCTTGCTCTTGCCCGCCGTGCAGCAGGCTCGCGAATCGGCCCGCCGTTCGTCGTGCACGAACAACTTGAAGAACATCGGCCTGGCCGCGCACAACTTCCACGACTCGAAGGGCTATCTCCCGGCCAGCACGCGCCCGCCTGGCCTGACCTCGCTGCCGCGCATCAGCGGAATGACGTTCATGCTCCCCTATATCGAGCAACAGAACGTCTACGACGTTTACGACCAGACGCTGAACTGGAATCACGACGACAACCGCGCCGCCGTGCGAATCCGCATGCCCATTCTGCAATGCCCCTCGGCGCCCAAGCCTGAGCGGCTCGATGGCCTGCCGGAAGCCGACCCGTGGGAAGCGAACATCTCGGTGTGCCTCGACTACTCGCCGACCATCGGCGTCGACAGACGGATGAAAGAAGCCGGGTTGATCGACGTCTACGGCACGGGCATGATTCCGAAGAACATCAAGTCGACGTTTGCCGACGTCATCGATGGCCTGTCGAACACGATCATGTACACGGAATCGGCCGGTCGCCCCTATCTCTACCGCGACGGTAAGCTCGTCGACGAGGACCTGACGAAATATCGCGTCAACGGCGGCGGCTGGCCGCGCCCGGCGAGCGATTTCAGCATCGACGGCTCGTCGAGCGATGGCACCACGTTCCCCGGACCGTGCGTCGTGAACTGCACCAACGGCGAAGATTTCGGGCAGACCGACTTCCCGCATCCGTTCTACGGCACCGAGGGTTCCGGCGAGGTTTATGCCTTTCATCCCAGCGGCGCCAACGCGGCTTTTGGCGACGGCTCGGTGCGGTTCATCCAGGAAAGCGTCGACACGCGCGTCTTTACCGCGATGGTGACCCGCGACAAGGGCGAAGTCCCCCAAGGGACGCCGGCGCCGCAGTAA
- a CDS encoding YezD family protein: MNSLDPLQSVNPAPARRRDALTEEALGYLVEALAGLRFGDIRLTVQDGVVVQIERTERRRPQRPSR, from the coding sequence ATGAACTCACTCGATCCACTGCAATCTGTGAACCCGGCCCCTGCCCGGCGGCGCGATGCACTGACCGAAGAAGCCCTCGGCTATCTGGTCGAGGCGCTGGCCGGCCTGCGCTTTGGCGATATCCGCCTGACCGTGCAGGACGGCGTGGTCGTACAAATCGAACGCACCGAGCGTCGCCGCCCTCAGCGACCGAGTCGCTGA
- a CDS encoding sulfate ABC transporter ATP-binding protein — MSISVQNVGKRFGEFAALDRVSLEVPQGSLVALLGPSGSGKTTLLRIIAGLEEPDSGSVHYQGADVTNLRARERNVGFVFQHYALFRHMTVFENIAFGLRVRHVARAEVRRRVDELLQLVRLDGLDKRYPAQLSGGQRQRVALARALAIQPRVLLLDEPFGALDAKVRQELRTWLRRLHDEIHMTSVFVTHDQDEAFEVADKVVVMNHGRVEQAGSPTEVFDHPANPFVMDFLGNVNVFHGRVAEGQAVMGGMVLDFPDYPHAEPRAAHVYVRPHELDIERERNGRPGLPAAIERITPAGSVTRVRLRSQEFGFGIHVDMPPDRFAELALRDGEQVFVVPRRVRVFVPQAEQTPEYVI, encoded by the coding sequence ATGAGCATCTCGGTGCAAAACGTCGGCAAACGCTTCGGCGAGTTTGCCGCGCTCGATCGCGTCTCGCTCGAAGTGCCGCAGGGATCGCTGGTCGCGCTCCTGGGCCCGTCGGGCTCGGGCAAGACCACGCTGCTGCGCATCATCGCCGGCCTGGAAGAGCCCGACAGCGGCAGCGTCCACTACCAGGGCGCCGATGTGACCAACCTGCGGGCCCGCGAGCGCAACGTGGGCTTCGTATTTCAGCATTACGCCCTGTTTCGACACATGACGGTGTTCGAGAACATTGCGTTTGGCTTGCGAGTGCGTCATGTGGCCCGAGCCGAGGTCCGCCGCCGCGTCGACGAGCTGCTGCAATTGGTGCGGCTCGACGGATTGGACAAGCGCTATCCGGCGCAGCTTTCCGGCGGTCAACGGCAGCGCGTGGCCTTGGCTCGGGCCCTGGCCATCCAGCCCCGGGTGTTGCTGCTCGACGAACCTTTCGGCGCGCTCGATGCCAAGGTTCGTCAAGAGCTGCGAACCTGGCTGCGGCGGCTGCACGACGAGATTCATATGACCAGCGTGTTCGTGACCCACGACCAGGACGAGGCCTTCGAGGTCGCCGACAAAGTCGTCGTCATGAACCACGGCCGCGTTGAGCAGGCCGGCTCGCCCACCGAGGTGTTCGATCACCCGGCGAACCCGTTCGTGATGGACTTCCTGGGCAACGTGAACGTGTTCCACGGCCGCGTGGCCGAGGGGCAAGCCGTGATGGGCGGCATGGTGCTCGACTTCCCCGACTATCCGCACGCCGAGCCGCGGGCGGCGCACGTCTACGTGCGGCCGCACGAGCTCGACATCGAGCGCGAGCGCAATGGCCGCCCTGGCCTGCCGGCCGCGATCGAGCGAATCACGCCGGCGGGCAGCGTCACGCGAGTCCGCCTGCGCAGCCAGGAATTCGGCTTTGGAATCCACGTCGACATGCCGCCCGACCGGTTTGCCGAGCTGGCGTTGCGCGACGGCGAGCAGGTGTTCGTCGTGCCGCGGCGCGTGCGTGTTTTCGTCCCACAGGCCGAACAGACGCCGGAGTACGTGATTTGA
- the cysW gene encoding sulfate ABC transporter permease subunit CysW, with protein MLPDSAIVAAPAPRLQPRQDPLIVRVILIGLTLGVIGLLVVVPIVQVFYQALRPGWAAYWQALTADADTRHAIGLTLTVAPVAVFANVVFGVAAAWLLARFRFPGRTLLVSLIDLPFSVSPVVAGLMLVLLFGLQGYLGPWLREHDVKVIFAVPGLILATSFVTLPFVARELLPVMEAIGAEEEVAAVSLGARGWQVFWRVTLPNVKWGLLYGVILCNARAMGEFGAVYVVSGHIAGQTDTMPLRVEKLFQEYHTPASFAVASVLTSLALVTLFIKVALERKTRSDVAAAQSMRSSEETTP; from the coding sequence ATGCTGCCTGATTCCGCGATCGTCGCGGCGCCGGCCCCGCGTCTGCAGCCGCGTCAAGATCCGCTGATCGTGCGTGTGATCCTAATCGGTCTCACGCTGGGAGTGATCGGCTTGCTGGTCGTGGTGCCGATCGTCCAGGTGTTCTACCAGGCCTTGCGGCCAGGCTGGGCCGCCTACTGGCAGGCGCTTACGGCCGATGCCGACACGCGGCACGCCATCGGGCTGACCCTCACGGTGGCGCCCGTCGCCGTGTTCGCCAACGTCGTGTTCGGCGTCGCGGCCGCCTGGCTGCTGGCCCGGTTTCGATTTCCGGGACGGACCCTGCTGGTGTCGCTGATCGACCTGCCATTCTCGGTCTCGCCCGTCGTGGCCGGACTGATGCTCGTGCTGCTGTTCGGCTTACAGGGCTATCTCGGGCCGTGGCTGCGCGAACACGATGTGAAGGTGATCTTCGCCGTGCCGGGACTGATTCTCGCCACCTCGTTCGTCACGTTGCCGTTCGTGGCCCGCGAGCTGCTGCCGGTGATGGAGGCGATCGGCGCCGAAGAGGAAGTGGCCGCGGTCAGCCTGGGGGCGCGCGGCTGGCAGGTCTTCTGGCGGGTCACGCTGCCCAACGTCAAGTGGGGCCTGCTCTACGGCGTGATCCTCTGCAATGCCCGCGCGATGGGCGAGTTCGGCGCAGTGTATGTCGTCTCCGGTCACATTGCCGGTCAGACCGACACGATGCCGCTGCGCGTCGAAAAACTGTTTCAGGAATATCACACGCCGGCGTCCTTTGCCGTCGCGTCGGTGTTGACCTCGCTGGCCCTGGTGACGTTGTTCATCAAGGTCGCGCTGGAACGCAAGACGCGGTCGGACGTGGCCGCCGCACAGTCCATGAGGTCCTCTGAGGAGACAACTCCATGA